The Leptospira bourretii genome has a window encoding:
- the fliM gene encoding flagellar motor switch protein FliM gives MTEILSQDEIDALLNAISSGEVSEDEYSSVGEQKKVKIYDFKRPDKFSKDQIRTLQMMHETFARLATTGLSAQLRALVVVHVASVDQLTYEEFIRSIPNPTTLAVINMDPLRGSAILEIDPSISFTIIDRLFGGKGESSKVNRELSDIELSVMEGIIVRILGNLRESWSTVIDLRPRLGNIETNPQFAQVVPPNDMVVLITLETKVGEVEGMTNLCIPYITIEPIINKLSAQYWYSSIRKGEVDENRAVIQERLDQVKIPLISEVGSVDISLNDLMNLHVGDVIKLENTPIKTDLMVKVGDRSKFKATPGRVGNRLAIQIGDSIEDIPDELLGSTRSEQEY, from the coding sequence ATGACGGAAATCCTTTCCCAAGACGAAATTGATGCCCTGTTAAATGCCATCTCCTCAGGAGAAGTATCCGAGGATGAATACTCATCGGTTGGGGAACAAAAGAAAGTCAAAATCTACGACTTCAAACGTCCGGATAAATTTTCAAAAGACCAAATTCGTACACTGCAGATGATGCACGAGACCTTTGCCCGTTTGGCAACAACCGGTTTATCCGCTCAGTTACGCGCCCTAGTTGTAGTGCACGTGGCTTCCGTGGACCAGTTAACTTACGAAGAATTCATTCGTTCCATCCCGAACCCAACGACCCTTGCTGTGATCAATATGGACCCCCTTCGCGGGTCTGCGATTCTAGAAATTGATCCATCCATTTCCTTTACGATCATCGATCGTCTGTTTGGTGGTAAAGGGGAATCTTCTAAGGTCAACAGAGAACTTTCCGATATCGAGTTATCAGTAATGGAAGGGATCATTGTTAGGATTCTTGGAAACTTACGAGAGTCCTGGTCCACGGTAATTGACTTACGCCCAAGACTAGGAAACATCGAAACAAACCCGCAGTTCGCACAGGTGGTTCCTCCGAATGACATGGTGGTATTAATTACTCTCGAGACAAAAGTGGGAGAAGTGGAAGGGATGACAAACCTTTGTATTCCCTACATCACCATTGAACCAATCATCAATAAACTTTCTGCCCAGTACTGGTATTCCTCGATTCGTAAAGGGGAAGTGGACGAAAACCGCGCTGTCATCCAAGAACGACTCGACCAAGTCAAAATCCCTCTCATTTCCGAAGTGGGAAGTGTGGATATCTCTCTGAATGATCTCATGAACTTACATGTGGGTGATGTGATCAAACTGGAAAACACTCCGATCAAAACCGACCTAATGGTAAAAGTAGGGGATCGTAGTAAGTTCAAGGCCACACCGGGCCGCGTAGGAAACCGCCTTGCCATCCAAATTGGAGATAGCATTGAGGACATTCCGGACGAACTTCTCGGATCTACAAGATCGGAACAAGAATACTAA
- a CDS encoding alkaline phosphatase family protein: MYVRLVSVFGILMVLFGSLSLEAKPKKKSEKLASKSAKVHQTIVLSIDGFPAYYWLDLKYRSYFPHLAELFQKYGVSEITTVNPSVTYPAHTSMVTGKDPAVHGIFNNTLSDPFEKNDGGWMWYTEDILVPTLWDLAKENHKTTANVFWPVTVGAGINWNLPQYWRKKIPEDDKLLRVLSTKDLHKEAELAVGFPLNDVSKDEVKLNTATWLFQKKKPDLMFVYTTDLDTNHHGFGPGSEKALFRLVELDQAIFSFLQSVGAFTPKGPAIVIVSDHGFHSADSVCAPNVILKQKGYIQDEAGTYQLTFKSSGGTAILLPGTNTNVSIEEINSIVSEVLTACPGAEWVPTTANEKLGELTNPSTESEENPILQTKIHPIALGIFRTKGPLFFSGTRKGDVFTKSQTKIHGHGYWNTNPEMKTIGFVYDPTGKKHDFQSVKDVYGIVKDMLGLKEKKTNGPRVPPLHTKP; this comes from the coding sequence ATGTATGTTCGTTTGGTATCAGTCTTCGGAATTTTGATGGTTCTTTTCGGTTCTCTTTCTTTAGAAGCGAAACCTAAAAAGAAATCGGAAAAACTTGCTTCGAAATCTGCCAAGGTTCACCAAACCATTGTTTTATCCATTGATGGGTTTCCTGCATACTACTGGTTAGATCTAAAGTATCGTTCTTATTTCCCCCATTTAGCAGAGTTATTTCAGAAATATGGCGTTTCCGAAATCACAACGGTCAATCCTTCTGTGACTTATCCGGCCCATACCTCAATGGTAACAGGAAAAGATCCTGCAGTACATGGAATTTTTAACAATACTCTTTCCGATCCTTTTGAGAAAAATGATGGGGGATGGATGTGGTATACAGAAGACATCTTAGTTCCCACCCTTTGGGATTTGGCAAAAGAAAATCACAAAACGACTGCCAATGTTTTTTGGCCCGTGACTGTGGGTGCAGGTATCAATTGGAACCTTCCTCAATATTGGCGAAAAAAAATCCCAGAAGATGATAAACTCCTCCGTGTCCTTTCTACAAAGGATTTGCATAAGGAGGCAGAACTTGCCGTTGGATTTCCGCTAAACGATGTATCCAAAGATGAAGTGAAACTAAATACTGCCACTTGGCTTTTTCAGAAAAAAAAGCCGGATTTGATGTTTGTTTATACGACGGATTTGGATACAAACCACCACGGATTCGGTCCTGGGTCAGAAAAGGCTTTGTTTCGGTTGGTTGAACTAGACCAAGCTATCTTTTCTTTTTTACAATCCGTCGGAGCCTTTACTCCGAAAGGGCCGGCGATTGTGATTGTTTCAGACCACGGGTTTCATTCCGCTGATTCCGTTTGTGCCCCCAATGTCATCCTAAAACAAAAAGGGTACATTCAAGACGAGGCAGGTACTTACCAACTTACTTTCAAAAGTTCTGGTGGGACTGCCATCCTTTTGCCTGGTACCAATACCAATGTTTCTATCGAAGAAATAAATTCCATCGTTTCAGAAGTTTTGACTGCCTGCCCAGGAGCGGAATGGGTTCCAACAACCGCCAATGAAAAGTTAGGTGAATTGACAAACCCATCTACAGAATCCGAAGAAAATCCTATCCTCCAAACAAAAATCCATCCGATAGCTTTGGGAATTTTTCGTACAAAAGGACCGCTATTTTTTAGCGGGACGAGAAAAGGGGATGTGTTTACCAAATCACAAACCAAAATACATGGACACGGATATTGGAATACAAACCCCGAAATGAAAACAATTGGATTTGTATATGATCCAACTGGGAAAAAACATGATTTCCAATCGGTAAAGGATGTATATGGAATCGTCAAAGATATGTTAGGTTTGAAAGAAAAGAAAACCAATGGGCCTCGTGTGCCACCCTTGCACACAAAGCCTTGA
- a CDS encoding type 1 glutamine amidotransferase domain-containing protein has translation MKKVLFVLTSHGEKGNAGSTGYHLGEVSHPWKVLHDAGVEMDLVSPKGGEPPVDGFDLEDPVNKEFWNHPVYQKKRMHTKTPKEIQTSDYSAIYFAGGHGTMWDFPENKELQNLTRSIYESGGIVGAVCHGPSALVNVTLSNGKNLIGGKRVNGFSNEEEEIVKLEGVVPFLLEDKLIAAGGKYSKSAPWNSHVEVDERLVTGQNPQSAKAVGEAILSLLKK, from the coding sequence ATGAAAAAAGTTTTATTTGTATTAACAAGCCACGGAGAAAAAGGAAATGCTGGTTCCACTGGTTATCATTTAGGAGAGGTTTCCCATCCCTGGAAGGTATTACATGATGCCGGTGTGGAAATGGATTTGGTTAGTCCCAAAGGAGGCGAACCACCAGTCGATGGGTTTGATTTAGAAGACCCGGTAAACAAAGAGTTTTGGAACCATCCTGTTTACCAAAAAAAACGCATGCATACAAAAACACCAAAAGAGATTCAAACCAGTGACTACTCTGCCATTTATTTTGCCGGTGGGCATGGAACGATGTGGGACTTTCCTGAGAACAAAGAACTCCAAAACCTTACAAGATCCATTTATGAATCGGGAGGGATTGTCGGAGCCGTATGTCACGGTCCATCGGCCCTTGTGAATGTCACTTTGTCCAATGGGAAAAACCTCATTGGAGGCAAACGAGTGAATGGATTTTCCAACGAAGAAGAGGAGATTGTAAAACTAGAAGGTGTGGTTCCCTTTCTTTTGGAAGACAAGCTAATCGCAGCGGGTGGAAAGTATTCCAAATCAGCACCTTGGAATAGTCATGTAGAAGTGGATGAAAGACTTGTTACAGGACAAAACCCGCAGTCGGCAAAGGCTGTAGGAGAGGCCATTCTTAGTTTATTAAAAAAATAA
- a CDS encoding LysR family transcriptional regulator, protein MNPIELYQSFYCIYQERNLTKAGKILGLSQPALSLHLQSLERHRKEVLFRRTSRDLIPTDAAKRLYVQIAGPMEELERIEKTTKPKEKIAKLRIGSAKEIFLEKVLPNLAKMGTSFYVRYGHPQELMEALRKQEIDFVISNQKLNLPGLHYQELYKETFGLVVSKSIRLDSHFPFRGETKPKIETIKSWMENQHWFVYSEDFAIVRRFWKFNFDSRPKIKEYSVIPNLHDIKTALEFGKGISVLPTYLLGKNTSLYINEKNCQGFENQLYLVSRETEPQSLKEFYQRLKSWMEEESI, encoded by the coding sequence ATGAACCCCATCGAATTGTACCAAAGTTTTTATTGTATTTACCAGGAGAGGAATTTAACAAAGGCAGGGAAAATTCTTGGGCTTTCCCAACCGGCTCTTAGTTTGCATTTACAATCTTTGGAAAGGCATAGAAAAGAAGTTCTATTTCGCCGCACTTCCAGAGATTTGATTCCAACTGATGCCGCCAAACGGTTGTATGTTCAGATTGCAGGTCCTATGGAAGAACTAGAGCGAATAGAAAAGACTACTAAACCCAAAGAAAAAATAGCAAAACTTCGCATTGGCTCTGCCAAAGAAATATTCTTAGAAAAAGTTTTGCCAAATCTTGCCAAGATGGGAACGAGTTTTTATGTCCGCTATGGGCATCCGCAGGAACTAATGGAAGCGCTAAGAAAACAAGAGATTGACTTTGTGATCAGTAACCAGAAGTTAAACCTTCCTGGTCTCCATTATCAAGAACTGTATAAGGAAACTTTTGGATTGGTTGTATCTAAATCCATTCGTTTGGATTCTCATTTTCCCTTTCGCGGAGAAACCAAACCAAAAATCGAAACTATAAAATCATGGATGGAAAACCAACATTGGTTTGTGTATAGCGAAGACTTTGCCATTGTTCGGCGGTTCTGGAAGTTTAACTTTGATTCCAGACCAAAAATCAAAGAGTATTCAGTGATTCCAAACCTTCATGATATTAAGACAGCCCTTGAGTTCGGGAAGGGGATTTCTGTTTTACCGACTTATTTACTTGGAAAAAACACTTCTTTGTACATAAATGAAAAGAACTGTCAGGGTTTTGAAAACCAACTTTATCTTGTGAGTCGAGAGACAGAACCTCAGTCTTTGAAGGAATTTTACCAAAGACTCAAAAGTTGGATGGAGGAGGAGTCGATTTGA
- a CDS encoding ferredoxin produces the protein MRKAYVDKDNCTSCNQCADNMPKYFMMDEDDVSQTHIGGESINDAMIPDEDEKKVQKEMDECPGECIHWKKH, from the coding sequence ATGAGAAAGGCTTATGTAGACAAAGACAATTGTACTTCTTGCAACCAATGTGCTGATAATATGCCGAAATACTTTATGATGGATGAGGATGATGTTTCTCAAACTCATATCGGGGGTGAGTCAATCAATGATGCCATGATTCCTGATGAAGACGAAAAAAAAGTGCAAAAGGAAATGGATGAATGCCCAGGGGAATGCATCCACTGGAAAAAACATTAG
- a CDS encoding SemiSWEET transporter: MENLIGYVAAFLTTVSFLPQVLRVVMTKQTRDISRNMYIMFFLGVLLWFIYGILKSDFPIILANVVTIFFVSIILYYKLREDVT, from the coding sequence ATGGAAAACCTCATCGGCTACGTAGCAGCCTTTTTAACAACAGTTTCGTTTCTTCCGCAAGTATTGCGAGTGGTCATGACAAAACAAACAAGAGATATCAGCAGAAACATGTATATCATGTTTTTTTTAGGAGTGCTTTTGTGGTTTATTTACGGAATTTTAAAATCTGATTTTCCGATCATTTTGGCAAACGTTGTCACCATATTTTTTGTATCCATTATACTATATTATAAATTGAGAGAGGATGTAACATGA
- the queF gene encoding preQ(1) synthase has translation MSEKKSESSYEDKQDHIPSWKTPEIEWFANVYAGKEYNIEFTIPEFTAVCPKTGLPDFGTIYIDYIPRDKCVELKSLKEYMMSYRNVGIFHENVVNKILEDFVSAVDPMYVKVVGDYNVRGGVKTIVKREYKA, from the coding sequence ATGTCGGAAAAAAAATCAGAATCTTCTTACGAGGACAAACAAGACCATATCCCGTCCTGGAAAACCCCGGAAATCGAATGGTTTGCCAATGTTTATGCCGGAAAAGAATACAATATCGAATTCACAATCCCAGAATTCACTGCCGTTTGCCCCAAAACCGGCCTTCCCGACTTCGGAACCATTTATATCGATTATATCCCAAGGGATAAATGTGTAGAGCTCAAATCACTGAAAGAATACATGATGTCATACCGTAATGTGGGAATTTTCCATGAAAACGTTGTAAACAAAATCCTCGAAGACTTTGTTTCGGCTGTGGATCCCATGTATGTCAAAGTGGTAGGAGATTATAATGTTAGGGGTGGTGTAAAAACCATTGTGAAACGAGAGTACAAAGCCTAA
- the guaA gene encoding glutamine-hydrolyzing GMP synthase, translated as MKSDKKIAVVDFGGQYAHLIASRIRRLGAYTEILSNEEPLSVYESYAGIILSGGPSSVYETGAPLLPEGFFKTSVPILGICYGHQLLMKALGGEVVSSNSKEYGPAILEIQNPDSLLSKSLSLKTKVWMSHGDEVVRMPDGFQIVASSDNCRYAFVSNESKKQFGIQFHPEVTHSEEGEVLLRNFVNLCNAGSSWSISQFLEEQIAELQKKVPPGKNVFLLVSGGVDSSVAYLLLAKALGKDRVKGLLVDTGFMRKNEVKDLMDNLHHVGFDLTIWDESEIFYKHLKSEFEPEKKRRIVGDLFLEAQGKATDSLGLDSEHWLLGQGTIYPDTIESGGTKHSHKIKTHHNRVPQIEKLIQEGKIIEPIADLYKDEVRELGRLLGLPERWIERHPFPGPGLVVRMIASPETKPPVIDFSDLAFTKKKAEVKILPILSVGVQGDQRSYAHCAVLNDFTTNWNELDECAVEITNFKKEINRVVFAPGISQFIGSFFYTKLTLDKEHSDILRDADAIVNRILYQESIHTSIWQMPVVLVPVGLHANSYGVVLRPVESTEAMTANFYEMDRKILNRITKELLALPQISLVLYDLTHKPPGTIEWE; from the coding sequence ATGAAAAGTGATAAAAAAATTGCAGTCGTCGATTTCGGCGGTCAATACGCTCACCTTATTGCATCCCGGATTCGTAGGCTTGGTGCCTATACAGAAATCCTTTCCAATGAAGAACCACTCTCTGTTTACGAGTCCTATGCTGGAATCATTCTTTCGGGTGGCCCTAGTAGTGTTTATGAAACTGGAGCCCCGCTTTTACCAGAAGGATTTTTCAAAACATCAGTTCCCATTTTAGGAATCTGTTATGGACACCAACTTTTAATGAAGGCTCTTGGTGGAGAGGTGGTTTCTTCTAATTCAAAAGAATATGGACCTGCCATTTTAGAAATTCAAAATCCAGATTCCTTACTTTCGAAATCCCTTTCTCTCAAAACAAAAGTTTGGATGAGCCACGGGGATGAAGTGGTTCGTATGCCTGATGGATTTCAAATCGTTGCTTCTTCCGATAATTGTCGTTATGCGTTTGTTTCTAATGAGTCTAAAAAACAATTTGGAATCCAGTTTCATCCAGAAGTGACACACTCTGAGGAAGGAGAAGTTTTACTTCGTAACTTTGTGAATCTTTGTAATGCTGGGTCCAGTTGGAGTATTTCACAGTTTCTGGAAGAACAAATCGCTGAACTACAAAAGAAAGTCCCTCCAGGTAAAAATGTTTTTTTACTCGTTTCGGGGGGTGTGGATTCTTCTGTAGCTTATTTACTTCTTGCCAAAGCTCTTGGGAAAGACCGGGTGAAGGGCCTACTTGTAGATACAGGTTTTATGCGTAAAAACGAAGTGAAGGATTTGATGGACAACCTCCACCACGTTGGATTTGACCTTACCATTTGGGATGAAAGTGAAATTTTTTACAAACATCTAAAATCAGAATTTGAACCAGAAAAAAAAAGACGTATTGTCGGTGATTTATTTTTAGAAGCACAAGGGAAAGCAACCGATTCCCTTGGTTTGGATTCGGAACATTGGCTCCTTGGCCAAGGAACCATTTACCCTGATACCATCGAATCTGGGGGAACCAAACATTCTCATAAAATCAAAACCCACCACAACCGTGTCCCTCAAATTGAAAAACTCATCCAAGAAGGTAAAATCATCGAACCCATCGCTGATTTGTATAAAGATGAAGTGAGAGAACTGGGTAGACTTCTTGGGCTACCCGAACGTTGGATTGAAAGACATCCTTTTCCGGGTCCAGGACTTGTGGTGCGAATGATTGCCAGTCCAGAGACAAAACCACCTGTCATCGATTTTTCTGATTTGGCTTTTACAAAGAAAAAAGCAGAAGTCAAAATTTTACCAATTCTTTCTGTTGGAGTCCAAGGCGACCAAAGAAGTTATGCCCACTGTGCTGTGTTAAATGACTTTACCACCAACTGGAATGAGTTAGATGAATGTGCTGTCGAAATCACTAATTTTAAAAAAGAAATCAACCGAGTGGTTTTTGCACCAGGGATCAGTCAATTTATCGGATCTTTTTTTTATACCAAACTGACATTAGATAAGGAACATTCAGACATCCTTCGTGATGCCGATGCCATAGTGAACCGAATCCTTTATCAAGAGTCCATTCATACATCCATTTGGCAAATGCCTGTGGTTCTTGTTCCTGTGGGTTTACACGCAAATTCTTATGGGGTAGTGTTACGTCCAGTCGAATCAACAGAGGCCATGACTGCCAATTTTTACGAAATGGATCGAAAGATTTTAAATCGTATCACCAAAGAATTGTTGGCTTTGCCACAGATTTCTTTGGTGTTATATGATCTCACTCACAAACCACCTGGAACGATTGAATGGGAGTGA
- a CDS encoding LIMLP_04285 family protein — translation MNRMNFLTVSILVLLAQNSYADTVTVKASKEVMENVKTSSPTANFILVESKDGTKQAFKKTAVDVVVLPVVWEEAKEEKPGFFGSLFASKETKEETKTESKNPEEPKENPENQSFIQRRLPELAIGGMALLWIILP, via the coding sequence ATGAACCGAATGAACTTTCTCACTGTATCCATTTTAGTGCTCCTTGCCCAAAATTCGTATGCGGACACAGTGACAGTAAAAGCAAGCAAAGAGGTAATGGAGAACGTAAAAACATCTTCTCCGACTGCCAATTTTATTTTAGTAGAATCTAAAGACGGCACCAAACAAGCGTTTAAAAAAACGGCTGTCGACGTAGTTGTTCTTCCAGTTGTTTGGGAAGAGGCAAAAGAAGAAAAACCAGGATTCTTTGGGTCTCTATTTGCTTCCAAAGAAACTAAGGAAGAGACAAAGACCGAATCCAAAAATCCTGAGGAACCAAAAGAAAATCCGGAAAACCAAAGTTTTATCCAAAGAAGGTTACCTGAACTTGCCATCGGTGGAATGGCCCTTCTCTGGATCATTCTTCCTTAA
- a CDS encoding O-antigen ligase family protein, translating to MIGKETFHKISVVFLYLFFVLSPFSISLCQILAGASLFFLFLDCIQKREFPKFESLVLFLILLYISFLFTPVFDWDQTNWKQTIFRSEFGDVWMAFLLLHHTRLSYREKTRLKQAVRLGAFFLLLSGILSLVSPYRLAPFVMDGFQYTEGRRLPHLLVVLWEKLSLYLPIGFQSTHLTYGGLLAIYLPSIWERTFRSFQIARKKTNSFFYRFGFLTLSLVGFFLLFLNQSRSIWFGLLFGILLLSLQKKLQIKKYLPVLSLGILGIAGILFLLYQNNWLFQRAIDDLFAKRSLENQRVWIHKMNFAILKENYLFGIGSGNYPKEFITQATPLVKELPELYYDLSITPKSHAHFDFLHFWILGGITSVVAYLSFLYWITKRILQVGKNNLFYLGFFSVIFAGSFQCFLLDDEVLLPFLGLLILLPSTSIRKKERKKNFIQKGQIKVYGILFFWILISSLGALYLTKTPAKDLFFHRTRTEHNFPSPFAQSSMNSMVPIALPTGTKEFYFKLAGCLDHNTNFNQRALVRENPVGFLIHWEDLPDDGKLPETFELEIRKRESFDQDKEYKVQAERIVKKEIFFNSKQIQKIQVHPKEYLESLGKGIEFVDFGFLFSWKGGNPFLPRIEISGNCD from the coding sequence ATGATTGGGAAAGAAACATTTCATAAGATTTCCGTTGTTTTTCTATACCTTTTTTTCGTTCTTTCCCCCTTTTCGATTAGCCTTTGTCAAATTTTGGCAGGGGCCTCCCTATTCTTTTTGTTCTTGGACTGCATACAAAAAAGAGAATTTCCTAAATTCGAGTCTCTGGTTCTTTTTTTGATTCTTCTCTACATTAGCTTTCTTTTTACCCCAGTATTCGATTGGGACCAAACTAACTGGAAACAAACCATTTTCCGCTCCGAATTTGGAGATGTTTGGATGGCCTTTTTATTGCTGCACCATACAAGGCTCTCTTACCGAGAAAAAACTAGGTTAAAACAGGCGGTACGGCTCGGAGCCTTCTTTCTCCTTCTTTCAGGAATCCTCTCCTTGGTATCACCGTATCGTCTGGCACCTTTCGTAATGGATGGATTCCAATACACGGAAGGAAGGAGACTTCCACACCTTCTTGTTGTCCTTTGGGAAAAACTTTCTCTTTATTTGCCAATTGGATTCCAAAGTACCCATCTCACTTACGGAGGCTTACTTGCCATCTATCTCCCTTCCATTTGGGAGAGAACCTTTCGATCCTTCCAAATTGCGAGAAAAAAAACAAACTCCTTTTTTTACAGGTTTGGATTCCTCACATTGAGTTTGGTTGGATTCTTTTTACTTTTCCTCAACCAAAGTCGTTCCATTTGGTTTGGACTCCTTTTTGGAATCTTACTTCTTTCCTTACAAAAAAAGTTACAAATCAAAAAATACCTACCGGTACTTAGCCTGGGGATTTTGGGAATTGCCGGGATCCTTTTTCTTCTCTACCAAAACAATTGGCTTTTCCAAAGAGCCATTGACGATCTATTCGCTAAACGTTCGTTAGAGAACCAACGAGTTTGGATTCATAAAATGAATTTTGCAATTTTAAAAGAAAATTATCTTTTTGGAATTGGATCAGGTAATTATCCAAAAGAATTTATCACCCAAGCGACACCTCTGGTGAAAGAGTTACCGGAACTCTATTATGATTTGTCGATCACACCCAAATCGCACGCCCATTTTGATTTTCTGCATTTTTGGATTTTAGGTGGTATTACTTCAGTTGTAGCTTATCTTAGTTTTCTATATTGGATCACAAAAAGAATCTTACAAGTTGGCAAAAATAATCTTTTTTATTTAGGTTTTTTCAGCGTCATTTTTGCAGGAAGTTTCCAATGTTTTCTGTTAGATGATGAAGTATTACTTCCCTTTCTTGGTCTTTTGATTTTACTTCCTTCGACTTCGATTAGAAAAAAAGAAAGAAAGAAGAATTTTATACAAAAGGGTCAAATCAAAGTGTATGGAATTCTATTTTTCTGGATTTTGATTTCTAGTTTAGGGGCCCTTTATTTGACAAAAACACCTGCCAAGGATCTTTTTTTTCATAGGACTCGCACAGAACATAACTTTCCATCTCCCTTTGCCCAATCTTCGATGAATTCGATGGTCCCTATCGCACTTCCTACGGGAACCAAGGAATTTTATTTTAAACTGGCTGGTTGTTTGGACCACAATACCAATTTCAATCAAAGAGCCCTTGTCAGAGAAAACCCCGTTGGATTCCTGATCCATTGGGAAGACCTTCCCGATGATGGAAAACTTCCTGAAACATTCGAACTTGAAATTCGCAAACGGGAGAGCTTTGACCAGGACAAAGAGTATAAAGTCCAAGCAGAGAGAATTGTAAAAAAGGAAATTTTTTTCAATTCAAAACAAATCCAAAAAATCCAAGTCCATCCAAAAGAGTATTTAGAATCTCTTGGAAAGGGGATTGAATTTGTTGATTTTGGATTTTTATTTTCTTGGAAAGGGGGAAATCCATTTCTTCCACGAATCGAAATTTCTGGGAATTGCGACTAG
- a CDS encoding glycosyltransferase family 2 protein translates to MEGKRKRKLSVAIITFNEEKNIGDCIRSVETVADEIIVLDSLSTDRTKEIATSFSKVKFYESPFPGHVEQKNKAIGFCSHDWILSLDADERANETLVRSIHAFLESDAIHANGFKIARLTYHLGRWIRHSGWYPLRRFRLFQKNSATWVGENPHDYIELKPGSVGKIMKGDILHYSFTDFSHQITTINQFSSIVAYTRYAKGERFSLAKTILKPFGKFLEIYIFKFGFLDGIPGLWIAIASSFSTFLKYAKLYELDRKQIERPSNIRKEYGKN, encoded by the coding sequence ATGGAAGGCAAGAGAAAAAGAAAATTGTCGGTGGCCATCATCACCTTCAATGAAGAAAAAAATATCGGAGATTGTATCCGTTCCGTCGAGACCGTTGCCGACGAAATCATTGTTTTGGACTCCTTAAGTACTGATCGTACAAAAGAAATTGCGACTTCCTTTTCCAAAGTAAAATTTTATGAATCCCCATTTCCTGGCCATGTGGAGCAAAAAAACAAAGCCATTGGATTTTGTTCCCATGATTGGATATTGTCATTGGATGCCGATGAACGTGCAAATGAAACATTGGTTCGGTCCATCCATGCCTTTTTGGAATCAGATGCGATCCATGCCAATGGATTTAAAATTGCAAGATTAACCTACCACTTGGGACGATGGATTCGTCATAGTGGTTGGTATCCTCTTCGCCGGTTTCGTTTATTCCAAAAAAATTCGGCCACTTGGGTGGGAGAAAATCCTCATGATTATATTGAACTCAAACCAGGTTCTGTTGGAAAAATAATGAAAGGAGATATCCTTCATTATAGTTTTACAGATTTTAGTCACCAAATTACCACCATCAATCAGTTTTCCAGTATTGTTGCTTATACTCGTTATGCGAAAGGAGAGAGATTCTCTCTTGCGAAAACCATTCTGAAACCTTTTGGTAAATTTTTAGAAATTTATATTTTTAAATTTGGTTTTTTGGATGGAATCCCAGGGCTTTGGATTGCCATTGCCTCTTCCTTTTCAACCTTTCTGAAATATGCTAAGTTGTATGAACTAGACAGAAAACAAATAGAACGCCCTTCTAATATTAGAAAAGAATATGGCAAAAACTAA
- a CDS encoding LBBP_01157 family protein, whose translation MAKTKKPSKPGLFSWFFRFFSSKGKAEDQDPAKRKKEPKTFSMEWAVAVDNWKKKLRTKQVSSGVVIESPKFRLTKTNEKLFRAEGLDYSLILVTGNHLYKNKEEKWSGVLFVDEGELNQNLSKDLSGLDGLLSSLSIPKTDLFLDTNAPKDDWRVVLSWERFWKEQLVLHMKPNAMALAMLAIGEECRIFFESVATERQKKLVRDELFYLNLGNTDQNNPYSKAKNLYGFGTALIEFGNAVNAIKERRDKEQNHGS comes from the coding sequence ATGGCAAAAACTAAAAAACCATCCAAACCTGGTTTATTCTCCTGGTTCTTCCGTTTTTTCAGTTCGAAGGGGAAGGCAGAAGACCAAGACCCGGCAAAAAGAAAAAAAGAACCAAAAACATTTTCTATGGAATGGGCAGTCGCCGTTGATAATTGGAAAAAGAAACTCCGCACAAAACAAGTGAGTTCCGGTGTGGTGATTGAATCCCCCAAGTTTCGCTTAACAAAAACAAACGAGAAACTATTCCGCGCAGAAGGATTGGATTATTCTTTGATCCTTGTCACAGGAAACCATTTGTATAAAAATAAAGAAGAAAAATGGTCTGGCGTTTTGTTTGTGGATGAAGGGGAATTGAATCAAAATCTTTCGAAGGATCTCTCTGGACTCGATGGATTACTTTCTTCACTTTCTATTCCGAAAACTGATTTATTTTTAGATACAAATGCTCCAAAAGATGATTGGCGAGTTGTCCTTTCTTGGGAGAGATTTTGGAAAGAACAATTGGTTTTGCATATGAAGCCAAATGCAATGGCACTTGCGATGCTTGCCATTGGTGAAGAATGTCGGATTTTTTTTGAATCGGTGGCTACGGAAAGACAAAAGAAACTCGTAAGAGACGAACTATTCTATCTGAATCTTGGAAACACAGACCAAAATAATCCTTATTCAAAAGCTAAAAACTTGTATGGATTTGGGACTGCACTGATCGAGTTCGGGAATGCTGTGAATGCAATCAAAGAAAGAAGGGATAAAGAACAAAACCATGGATCATAA